The Synchiropus splendidus isolate RoL2022-P1 chromosome 5, RoL_Sspl_1.0, whole genome shotgun sequence DNA window CTATGTTTGAGAATCATCTTCAAAAACTACAGTGCCAATTTTGTGGTGGGATacagtttgttttttatatttttttaacaaccaaAAGTAGTGACTTTTGCTGATACTTATTTAAATTAGACTCGCTTTGTCTTTATGTATTGAAAACTTCATATACATAGTTTTCTGATACCCTTAAATCTACAATGAAAATTTAtgggaaaatatttttctcttgTCTCAAAAATATTGTctcttttgtgtttatttttctgggtcattattcttattattattagtgataGTAgtagttataataataataataataataataatcataacaacaacaacaacaattataataataattatatatttttttacattcaatAAATGATGGCTACCATTTATAGCACTTTTCAGGAACCAGACGTCTCCATCATCGCATTACCATACAGAACCATTATTTGTGAGTCACATTAACTGGcacaaaaaaacactcacagtcTGAATTCTAGAGCATTTCCCCACCAGAAAGATGAGTCATCTTACTTCTTTGACTTTACTGAAAATCTGGCTGCGTTGATACGATGCAAGAAACGGGTCCTGACCCATCAGCTCCAGAGAGGTGTAGAAGTCCGACGGGGACATGCTGATCAAACTGCCAGACGGCCAAGCGGACGGAGCGGTGGTGCGAAGGATCTGACTGGTCGGAACCATCGGAGGAGCTGGACGCAGGCCATGATCCACTGTATTATCCTCATGCTTTCTTACTAGTCGGTGTCACTTTTGACTCACGTAAAAACGGATTAATTCTGAGGAAGCCCAGGAAATACTGGAGCACGTAGTGCTGCTTCTCAGCGAAGCGCCTTCTGTCGTTGTCGTCTAAACAGTGTCTGCCAACATCTCCACGCTCCCACTGACGCTGGCTCATGAACAGCCTCTCCACACGGGCCACGGTCATCAGATCCTGTGAGACGACACACGCGTCAACACGCCAGCGTTTGAACTTAACAGGAACCGTGGCACCTGATCCTGACACCTTCAGGTGAACTGACACCTGCGGGATTTATTTACAGCCCCAGTGAACAAAACCTGGAGCAAGCTCACGTAACAATCTGAACCCCTCACTGTGTGTTTCTGTACGGAGATGACGGAAGAGCTCCTGTAGCCATGTTTGGGTCGGTACAAGAACAAGTGACACCTGGGACAGTTCAGATGGTGCTTTTGGAGAGCTGTAATTTGGATAATGCTCCTTTTAAACACTTGAAACAATGAAgccagaagcagctacttcagcaaATGTGAAATTCATGATTCAGTCTGTGAACTTTTTAGGAAGTGAAAATACAACTTCATGCATGGAACCCAACATGTCTTGTCTATTAGTAATTATGAAAAAAGAGGCTTAATACAATTGGTTGTAAATGTCAGCCAAAAAAACGCAATGATTCTTTTATATaccttttatatattttacatatttttttgtgcTATGTACTTAGGAAGTTTTATataagtttatatatatatatatatatatatatatatatatatatatatatatatgaaataagaaaaaatattgaatgcTAATTATGATTATAGAAAACTATATAAGTAGTAAATTActcctaaaaaaataaaaatgaattggaTTTAACAGTTGGATTCAGTTgcactttttaaatgtaaaaacaaaaaataatatttgatgtgtCAACTCGAGTTATTCACCATGACAAGATCAAAAACCAAACATGGTGGCCAAAGGAAGTCCTCAAGACCAGGTTGtaagttaagttaagttaagaCAAGACATTTCTTCAGTGGAATGACTGACTCCAGTGATGGCTCAGTTCCACTGGTGTGAGTGGATAATGCTCTGAAGTTACTCACCGACGAAATCTCCTGCAGCCTGTCCTCtggcaggaagaagaggaacCTGCCCACCTGAGTCAGTGTGGTGGAGTTCCACTTCTGGACTAATCTAAGAGAAGATAACAGACGatattacgttttttttttcaatatagcATCCATTTGAGTGGAGAAACAACAGAGAGTGGGGAACTTTCACACACACTATAGTTGAGAATGTTGGGTGAATATTGAGAGAATGGTAGGTAAACTGCTTCACCCAAAGGTTGAACCCTCCTGCAGGATCCGAGCGATTATGTCCATCTTGTTGGTGGTGTagcacagctgctgcagtgagTCCAGATTGTTGATGAAGAATTCCCGGTCCAAATGGATGAAGACCTCGTCCACCACAAACGTGGCCATGATCCCCAGAGACAGGAACTCCTCCTTGGTGAACACTCCAGTGTACATGCCCTGCGCCAAAGAGGAACTGTAACGTCTGTCTGGTGTTTCCTTCTCGACCGTGGAGACTGTACTGACCATCCTCTGGACCATCTTGTCCACCAAGAGCTCCTTTTTGGTTTTGGACTGGATCATAAACTGAAGTGGAAACTCCAGAATCATCCTTCGAAATGTGTCCATCATCTCATGAGTGAACTTTTTGATGGTGCTCACGCTGCGACGAAACATACAAGAACAACTCCTCATTCAGCATTCAATATTCAAGCTGTCTTCAGATTGTTCATATTTTTACAAACTTACGGCATGGAGAGCGCAATCTCTGCTCCCAGGTCTTCCAGAAGCTCCGAGAAGAACTCAAACTGATAGAGCTCCTCAATGATGCATTTTTTCTGAAAGtaggaaaatatttttgaatataGTGTACTGCATAAATtactctattattattattattgtaaaaaCAAGTGCAGGGGTTTGAAGAatttacacaaaatgtaatGATTGACCGATCagtgatttaatttttttaaatacattttatttttggcaaatctttaaaatattatattatattatattatattatattatattatattatattatattatattatattatattatattatattatattatattatattatattatattatattacattaaagACATGggtaaaacacaatgaacactgaagaaacagaaaacaattgaGATGATATGATTTTAATGTaaagaattaaataataataatacattctacttctttgtttcctttcagTAAAGGCTAATATGTCAAATGAGAAAAACAGGTATATGGATTTTACCAGGGATGTGTGCAGAGGACGGGGCTGCTGCCGGAGAAATGCCAAAACTCTCCTCGTGGCTGAGAGTGACGGATCGGCCCTCAGTGTCTCCTGCAGGACCTTGCAGCTCACCCCCTGTCCCAATGTCCCTAGACTCCTAAATAGAACAGAGAAACCTGTCAGCAAGCAGCTTTTATTTACTGTTCTGAAAAGTATTTGCTTAAATTGCACATACAGTATATCCACTTTTTGGCTTGGCTCTGTCCTTGAAAGACTCTGTCCCATTTCCAACTGCTTGAAAATGGCTTTCGCCTGAAGAAGAAGGCAGGACAGATGATATTACTGATGTCACGCGTTTGAATTGCTCATAAAATCAGTCTGCACCATTTCTGACTGcttgaattttaaaatattagTTCATGCCTGGTTGAAATTACACTTGCCTCCCCGGGTCAATCCCATTGCACTTGTAATAGTAGCAGCAGTCGAGGTATTAGTGAAAATAGAAAGAGTATTTGTTGTAGTATTTCTGGTTGTCGTGGCTGTTGTAGTTATAGAGTGGCGGTAGAGTTTGTGACAGCCTTAAAATTCTCAAAATATCATCAATcctaaatattattattgtacaaAACTATAATCTTGTCCGTTTCAGTATGTCAGTTCTCAACGTTGTcggtatcaaagtcaacaaataacagaataTGTGTTCATAACTGAGCCAAAATagaccatcacatcatcatattAATATTTTGTAATCTTGCCATTAGCTCATAGTAGACGGTGCCTTGACCTAAGACATGCTTCAGGCAGTTCCATCACATCTGGACCCTTGAGATAATAAGCTGCCATCACAACAGCGcataaataataagaaaaacCCATGGCCATTCTCTGCTACCATTAGATTTAAATGatttaagaaaatatatttaatgatgAACAATATGATTTTGGCATGTTGCTCTCTTGACAGATACAAATAAAACTTCAGGGGAgttcaataaatataaatatggcAACTACCTTTAACAATATCTAAACTCTCTTTATTAAAcatgatcatttttctgatctTCATATAGCAGACGTCAAAGGTCCTCAGTACATCAGGAGATGATTCAGAACATTTCAGGGAGCTCAGTAGTTTGAGTGGCACCTGCTGAGTGTTCCAGGGTTCAGCACTTGCGGCAGCGATGTCGGTGACCAGCAGCGGAATTCTCGAAGACACACTGAGCAGCGGTGTGCAATCGAGCAGAAGCTCAACATCGTCCAACCAGCTGACCACCTCTGGAAAACCCTGAGGAGAAGAGAAAGGGAAACAAGTGAGACGACCTCAGGCATGTTGAAAGCCACTGAACCAGTCTCTCACCCATAGCTTCGTCGTGATAGCGTTCGCTTGTGGGTGGTAGGAGCACAGCTCATGCTGAGCAATGTCCGGCAGCGACGACAGCAGCCAGTCTGCCGTCAGAGTCAGCAACGACTCTGTCTTCACGCCCACCACCAGCGTGCCCAGCTCCCGCAACCGCCCCACTCCGTTCAGCTGGAGGGACGATGGTGACAGGAGACAAATATTGCCATGCAAATGCAGCTAAGAAATTGCTACTGTATGGACATTACTCACTGAATAGAGGGAGGACAACTTCTCTGTGATGACATAAGCCTGCAAAAGGAAACAGATGTAGATGTTTAAAACTAAACATTTCACTTGTATTATGAGATATTTCTAGCAGGGCATTATTAAAAACGTTCATGTTTCGTAAAATATGTAATTGTCTCAGTGATTCTCAGGGGACCGGCTCTGTTATAGGGCGAATAAAGGTGTTATACTTAATGTCAAATACTTTCTAGAGAGTTTTTCATGTCTGAAGTTAAGGGAGTTTGCgactgaggaggaaaacaggaCTTGGACATGCATGATGAAACAACAGCTGCGCTGCGAGGTAAAAGTAAGAGTAGACGGATCAGCGACTGCAGCAAGGATCTTCTATTAAAGTGTCCCACCTCAGAGGTCAGGGTTCTGAAGTCTGCCTGTCAGCTGTTCCTCAGACCTGACAGCTGCCGCCCCAGCAAAACCACCACAAGTGGAGCCTTGTTCGCTGGCTTCACCAAACTATACTGGCACCGACTTCAGGTTTCTCAGTGTTCTTCATCAACTCAGCTCTTCTTTTTACCTGCGCCGGGCTGAAGCTGACGGTACGGAGAGCATGGAGAGCGGAGTTGATCTGAGAAGCCGTCAAGTCTTCCAGGGCAGGAAGGCCTAGTGATGGGAGAAGGTGAGCGATCTCGGACAATCGCTCAGGACTGAGCAGGGACGGGACCTTCAGCTGATCGTCGTTCAGTAATACATTAGAAGTCTGTTCAAAGAAAAGCAGTGACGGCATGAATCACAGAGAACGAAGAACCTCAGTGTTTCGGCGGTCTCACCAGAGAGCTCGGCAGACTGTTCCCGTCTCGTGTGCAGTTCATGAGAATAGCTGAGATGACCGGGAAGGACTCGGTTCCTCGGTAGGCCTCCAGGTCCTGAGGGTCTGCCAGACATGTGAGTTCACCAAGTCTGAAATGAGGCAGCGAATCAACAGACATCCGGAGGATCCCTTTCATACTTGAGCCACAGATTCAAGACATTCAAGCATGGTTTTCGTTCTGGTCAGATAACCACTGAAGGTTTCCGGTCATTTCTCTTACAGTTCAGACATATTTTATGGATGTGAATTCTGTAGGACGGAGCCCAGCAGCATGGGGTACTGATGGTAGCTCTGTGAGGTAGGGATGAGCGATAACTTATCCTAAatgatataccgccaaacacaatctctaCGATGACAATTCTGTGTCTCACGATAAATACGATAaacgtttgacagccgacaccggcatgtaactgttgtggagagtgtggtggactttggttcatgatcgttgtttaacttatttttaatacagggaaccttcgATAATGACAcaggtcgactctgagtctctggattcgtgtttattttatgagatggagaggtcctcataggttctctgatgcgattgtcaacacatgcaggtctcccactgcgctGGCGCTTTGGTAAAACGCTGTGGTGAAAATGGTTGGAtgttggacggagctccgctccgatattggcggcggcgttgTCTTCGGCTTCCCCGATTAGGGTTCACAGATCagggacacactctcacaggcagcgctaatactaggacccggcatcagttagggaccatcaacaaattatTACAAAGTATTAGCGAAATCTTCAGtgaggcaatgaaaaacaaccatttatgAGAGAGAACTGCGAAAACGTTTTTCATCACAGAAGACTGACACTTTGTATAATGAGaattggagaatagaatatgactaaatgatcatttcttcacatgatttctaaaatttcttcaatagcatctaggaaacgtgaccagactggtccatagtcatccaagtcatctgttaagaggcatgagatacagcagacagacggctcaatttaacccctaaataaatgaccgggttctaccagagacttGAAACATAAattgtccaacacatggaatagaatgaaaacatatttatcatgataattactGTTATTgcagaaattacatttattgcaataactttttttgtccatatcgcccatccctactgtgaGGTAAAGACCTTTGATTCTTTGGCTTAGGAAGAAACTAAGCCAAGTGAGCTTCTCAACATCTGAGATCATGTGCTCAGCAGAAAAAGTCGAGACTCTCCTGTCCACATTGAGGGGAGACCCTTCCCCTGGAGGAGGAGTTCAAGTATCTGAGGCGTGAGGGGAGGATGAAACCTGAGATCAATGGTCCTTATCGGTTCTGATCAATGGGCTGTTGGCACATCAGGTTTAGGAAAGGCAACTGCTGTGGTCTCTGACCTGGTGAAGTCCTCAGCCGTCAGGTTCCTGTATGCAGCGACGATGCTTTGAGCAATGAATTCCTGCTGCAGCGCCGTCAGCATGTTACGCTGCAACACCTCCAGCCCGTCCAAGAGCTGAGGGAAACCCAGGAGATTACTTACACAGCCAACAATCCCATGTGTTCACTAGCTAGACACCCTGACAGTCATTAAATCAGAGAAGCATCCTCAAACCCCCAGGTCACTCGCCTAATCCACTCTGAGCATATTGGCTGGACATGGGCCAGATAACAATAGAGTTGTGTTGCGACCATCGGAGCGATCGTGTTTCACAGCCGGGTGTCAGAGCTCCGAGCTGTTACCTGAGCAGGTGAGAGGTGCTGGAAGTTGTGGAAGGGCAGGTAGGCGATCATGTTGCCAGTGTCCCTGATGAGTGACTGATGACCCTCTGTGATGTCAG harbors:
- the strc1 gene encoding stereocilin, with the translated sequence MKGILRMSVDSLPHFRLGELTCLADPQDLEAYRGTESFPVISAILMNCTRDGNSLPSSLTSNVLLNDDQLKVPSLLSPERLSEIAHLLPSLGLPALEDLTASQINSALHALRTVSFSPAQAYVITEKLSSLYSLNGVGRLRELGTLVVGVKTESLLTLTADWLLSSLPDIAQHELCSYHPQANAITTKLWGFPEVVSWLDDVELLLDCTPLLSVSSRIPLLVTDIAAASAEPWNTQQAKAIFKQLEMGQSLSRTEPSQKVDILSLGTLGQGVSCKVLQETLRADPSLSATRRVLAFLRQQPRPLHTSLKKCIIEELYQFEFFSELLEDLGAEIALSMPVSTIKKFTHEMMDTFRRMILEFPLQFMIQSKTKKELLVDKMVQRMGMYTGVFTKEEFLSLGIMATFVVDEVFIHLDREFFINNLDSLQQLCYTTNKMDIIARILQEGSTFGLVQKWNSTTLTQVGRFLFFLPEDRLQEISSDLMTVARVERLFMSQRQWERGDVGRHCLDDNDRRRFAEKQHYVLQYFLGFLRINPFLPPPMVPTSQILRTTAPSAWPSGSLISMSPSDFYTSLELMGQDPFLASYQRSQIFSKVKELFGPVSSFSQSLISQLGGLAVEMSAEEMRSLKLTERRSIASLGAISSLDKRQLSSLFTIISNSLDQSPTQFDSSLLVAMGYIVCGAETAELISFNAVEFSKAVQWLGQLRLACSEEQLEALVGLLTHSLAFGPVSSWGSDVFIEIGVLAAGLPDMSMSALVRDQIEGLTPLAISMIPPEKFAVVFDQTQISMFSYEQAAVVTDNQFAALSEVQKTALAMVLTPWEDRHVDLRGRRSLGVALSPSLLCVILCLLTLLMVKPYNSPAHPGL